A genomic stretch from Anaerolinea thermophila UNI-1 includes:
- a CDS encoding FmdB family zinc ribbon protein encodes MPVYTYRCESCGLQFDHTQKFSDPPLTECPECGEPVRKVYQPVGIVFKGSGFYATDHRSPSGNGKSRSESKSTEKSASDSSSSSESKD; translated from the coding sequence ATGCCAGTCTATACCTATCGGTGCGAATCCTGCGGGTTGCAGTTTGATCATACCCAGAAGTTCAGCGATCCTCCGCTGACCGAGTGTCCGGAATGCGGGGAACCGGTGCGTAAAGTCTATCAGCCAGTGGGCATTGTCTTTAAGGGGTCGGGTTTCTATGCCACCGATCACCGCTCGCCGTCGGGTAACGGCAAGAGCCGTTCCGAAAGCAAGTCCACTGAGAAGAGCGCTTCAGACTCGAGCAGTTCTTCCGAGAGCAAAGATTAA
- the trmD gene encoding tRNA (guanosine(37)-N1)-methyltransferase TrmD: MRFDVFTLFPGLIEPYINESILERARMRGLLEVHVHDIRAYATDRHHVTDEPPYGGGGGMVMKCEPIFNAVESVLGAPPACPVILLTPQGRVFTQQVAMELSQYPHLALLCGRYEGVDERVREHLVTDEISIGDYVLTGGELPALILMDAITRLIPGALGDPDGAIDDSHASGLLEYPHYTRPAEFRGWKVPEVLLSGNHAEIARWRRRQALLRTLQRRPDLLEKAPLSEEDRKFLEQVRKSPDESGA, encoded by the coding sequence ATGCGTTTTGACGTCTTTACCCTTTTCCCCGGGTTGATTGAACCCTACATTAATGAGAGTATTCTGGAGCGGGCGCGCATGCGCGGTTTGCTGGAAGTGCACGTCCACGATATCCGCGCATATGCCACCGATCGTCACCACGTGACCGATGAACCTCCCTATGGCGGTGGTGGCGGCATGGTGATGAAGTGCGAGCCTATTTTCAATGCCGTCGAGTCGGTGCTGGGTGCACCACCTGCCTGCCCGGTGATTTTGCTCACCCCGCAGGGCAGGGTTTTTACCCAGCAGGTTGCCATGGAATTGTCGCAGTATCCGCACCTGGCGCTGTTGTGCGGGCGCTACGAAGGTGTGGATGAACGGGTGCGCGAACATCTGGTCACCGATGAAATCTCCATCGGCGATTACGTCCTCACCGGCGGGGAACTGCCCGCCCTCATCCTCATGGACGCTATCACCCGCCTGATTCCCGGTGCCCTGGGCGACCCCGACGGCGCCATAGACGACTCGCACGCCAGCGGCTTGCTGGAATACCCCCACTACACCCGTCCGGCAGAGTTCCGTGGCTGGAAGGTGCCGGAGGTGTTGCTTTCGGGCAATCATGCCGAGATTGCCCGCTGGCGCAGACGGCAGGCACTTCTGCGCACCCTGCAGCGCCGCCCTGATCTGCTGGAAAAAGCCCCTTTGAGCGAAGAAGATCGCAAATTTCTGGAACAGGTGCGCAAGTCCCCGGACGAATCCGGGGCATAA
- a CDS encoding BMP family lipoprotein, with protein MKKFSLVLALVLVLSLVLSACTTPQATATQAPEKKLICQVTDTGGIDDKSFNATAWKGALRAQDELGFEAKYLESKEVADYEKNLNAFIEEKCDLIVTVGFLLGDATKAAAEANPDFKFSIVDFSYDPPISNVVGQVFATDEAAFLAGYLAAGMTKTGKVGTFGGLPIPPVTIFMDGFVRGVKYYNQVKGTSVEVLGYDLAAPDKGLFTNSFDDQTKGKEFGITLMDEGADIIMPVAGPVGLGTAAAVKERGNALIIGVDSDWFLTAEGYQDIILTSVLKNMDATTLEVAKQVKDGAFKGGTNVVGTLANNGVGIAPFHNLDSKVPAELKAEIEQLKKDIIDGKIKLADIK; from the coding sequence ATGAAAAAGTTTTCCCTCGTGCTGGCTCTGGTGCTGGTTCTTTCGCTCGTTCTGAGCGCGTGCACCACGCCCCAGGCGACCGCCACTCAGGCGCCTGAAAAGAAGTTGATTTGTCAGGTCACCGACACCGGTGGTATTGACGACAAATCCTTCAACGCCACCGCCTGGAAGGGCGCTCTGCGCGCGCAAGACGAACTGGGCTTTGAAGCCAAGTACCTGGAGTCCAAAGAAGTCGCCGATTACGAGAAGAACCTGAACGCCTTCATCGAAGAGAAGTGCGATCTGATCGTGACCGTCGGCTTCCTTTTGGGCGACGCCACCAAAGCTGCGGCTGAAGCCAACCCCGATTTCAAGTTCTCCATCGTGGACTTCTCCTATGATCCGCCTATCAGCAATGTGGTGGGTCAGGTGTTCGCCACCGATGAAGCTGCCTTCCTGGCTGGCTACCTGGCCGCCGGCATGACCAAGACCGGCAAGGTCGGTACTTTCGGCGGTCTGCCCATCCCGCCCGTGACCATCTTCATGGATGGCTTCGTGCGCGGCGTCAAATACTACAATCAGGTGAAAGGCACCAGCGTGGAAGTGCTGGGTTACGACCTGGCTGCCCCCGACAAGGGCTTGTTCACCAACTCGTTCGATGATCAGACCAAGGGTAAAGAGTTCGGCATCACCCTGATGGACGAGGGCGCCGATATCATCATGCCCGTGGCTGGGCCTGTGGGTCTGGGCACCGCCGCCGCTGTCAAGGAACGCGGTAACGCCCTCATTATCGGCGTGGACTCCGACTGGTTCCTCACCGCTGAAGGCTATCAGGACATCATCCTGACCTCGGTGTTGAAGAACATGGACGCCACCACGCTTGAGGTTGCCAAGCAGGTGAAAGATGGCGCCTTCAAGGGTGGCACGAACGTGGTCGGTACGCTCGCCAACAACGGTGTGGGCATTGCTCCGTTCCACAACCTCGACAGCAAGGTTCCCGCCGAACTGAAGGCTGAGATCGAGCAACTCAAGAAGGACATCATTGACGGCAAGATCAAACTCGCCGACATCAAATAA
- a CDS encoding HD domain-containing phosphohydrolase has protein sequence MGENVDQATSLQYDLKENLPPAESSQGLTAALKEWQHLRQELGGYPEKIQQKLVELEAGLNDYRLFISKLDYKAADTDRRVWDLFNHILQEKSRLEQDMHSRPLFLRRVKDLRQLKEAWQKLFADQEALLEMLAQAPAELEEYNQKQLEKELQHKEELRRQEFIQRISSARRSLDLGIAYLEQLNREGRVTFGSQVLQLEEAQRIWNERLNKIFEDERSGALSPDDVILQIYNLESMIRELPALSMRVREVEEKFTRLVTRHDMLASLGKTVIPSKEIARMTIKLHEQIPQLWANGDRQELEHAVEVLESFVSTYEGTVETELTYLERRRPGATRTLVATPSSEGSEDVFAQVSAMARSLISAIEARDRFLRGHSEQVSVLVRKMAAAAGMNKTDADFLVLAALMHDVGKISVPEAVLSKVEPLTEDDWHLIQMHPYYGAQILKPIDAVARIVPWVYHHHERWDGRGYPDHLTGRQIPVQASYISVAEAYAAMLVEMPHRPAMSKEEALSELRRNAGTQFNPEAIELLETVLNNSEEKAVVNGASPVSEE, from the coding sequence ATGGGAGAAAATGTGGATCAGGCAACCAGTCTTCAATACGATCTCAAAGAGAACCTTCCACCCGCAGAATCCTCACAGGGGTTGACGGCGGCGTTGAAGGAATGGCAACACCTGCGTCAGGAACTTGGGGGATATCCGGAAAAAATTCAGCAAAAACTGGTGGAACTGGAAGCAGGACTGAACGATTACCGCCTGTTCATCAGCAAACTGGATTACAAAGCCGCCGACACCGACCGGCGGGTGTGGGATTTGTTCAATCACATTCTTCAGGAAAAAAGCCGTCTGGAACAGGATATGCACTCGCGCCCGCTTTTCCTGCGGCGGGTGAAAGACCTGCGGCAGTTAAAGGAAGCCTGGCAAAAACTCTTTGCCGATCAGGAAGCCCTGCTGGAGATGCTGGCACAGGCTCCCGCCGAACTGGAAGAATACAACCAGAAACAACTCGAAAAAGAACTCCAGCACAAGGAAGAATTGCGCCGCCAGGAATTCATCCAGCGCATTTCCTCGGCGCGGCGCTCGCTCGATTTAGGCATTGCCTACCTGGAACAACTGAACCGTGAGGGCAGGGTCACTTTTGGCTCACAAGTCCTGCAACTGGAAGAGGCTCAGCGGATCTGGAATGAGCGCCTGAACAAGATTTTTGAAGATGAACGCTCTGGAGCGTTATCTCCGGATGACGTCATCCTGCAAATTTACAACCTCGAGTCCATGATTCGCGAACTGCCCGCCCTTTCCATGCGCGTTCGCGAGGTAGAAGAAAAATTCACTCGCCTGGTAACGCGCCACGATATGCTGGCGTCTTTAGGGAAGACGGTGATTCCCTCCAAAGAAATTGCTCGCATGACCATCAAACTGCATGAACAAATTCCGCAGTTGTGGGCAAATGGCGACCGCCAGGAACTGGAACATGCTGTCGAGGTGCTGGAGAGTTTCGTCTCCACCTACGAGGGCACCGTGGAGACAGAACTGACTTATCTGGAGCGCCGCCGACCCGGGGCTACCCGTACGCTGGTTGCCACGCCTTCTTCTGAGGGCAGCGAAGATGTTTTTGCTCAGGTCAGCGCCATGGCGCGTTCGCTGATTTCTGCCATTGAGGCGCGTGACCGCTTCCTGCGCGGACATTCCGAGCAGGTGAGCGTGCTGGTGCGCAAAATGGCAGCCGCGGCGGGTATGAACAAGACCGACGCCGATTTTCTGGTGCTTGCGGCACTGATGCACGACGTGGGCAAGATTTCCGTCCCCGAAGCCGTCCTCTCCAAGGTAGAGCCACTCACTGAGGACGATTGGCATCTGATTCAGATGCACCCGTACTACGGCGCACAGATTCTCAAGCCGATTGATGCTGTGGCGCGCATCGTGCCATGGGTGTATCATCACCATGAGCGCTGGGACGGGCGTGGTTATCCCGATCACCTCACCGGGCGGCAAATCCCCGTGCAAGCCAGTTACATCAGCGTTGCCGAAGCCTATGCCGCTATGCTGGTGGAGATGCCCCACCGCCCTGCCATGAGCAAAGAAGAAGCCCTGAGCGAACTGCGCCGCAACGCCGGCACGCAATTCAACCCGGAAGCCATCGAACTGCTCGAAACTGTTCTCAATAACAGTGAAGAAAAGGCTGTGGTTAACGGGGCAAGCCCGGTTTCTGAGGAATAA
- a CDS encoding CBS domain-containing protein: MQFKVRDWMIDLVVMVEPDLPVTEVLATMRRRYIHSVIVNKSAEHPEYGIITSTDICDKIVAAGRNPAKIKAAEIMSSPIITVSPEMKIDECAKLMSEKGIHHLPVADKAGNVIGMISATDFLVVAEAMGRDGDRSMS, translated from the coding sequence ATGCAGTTCAAGGTACGCGATTGGATGATTGATCTGGTCGTCATGGTCGAACCGGATTTGCCGGTCACGGAAGTGCTGGCAACCATGCGGCGACGCTACATTCACAGCGTCATCGTCAATAAAAGCGCTGAACACCCTGAGTACGGGATTATCACCTCGACGGATATTTGCGACAAAATCGTTGCCGCAGGGCGCAACCCTGCTAAAATTAAAGCCGCGGAAATCATGAGTTCTCCCATCATCACCGTCTCGCCGGAGATGAAGATTGACGAATGTGCCAAACTGATGAGTGAAAAGGGCATTCACCACCTGCCGGTGGCGGATAAAGCCGGAAACGTCATCGGCATGATCTCAGCCACCGATTTCCTGGTGGTTGCCGAAGCCATGGGACGCGATGGCGATCGTTCGATGAGTTAA
- a CDS encoding transposase, translating to MARIAYRLAKQALPMYSHAKSPHHFTLPQLGACVLLMFYLNLSYRDMEEWLLASDAVGKELELPRVPDHTTLQRTYAKIRKADWMRMNETLLEEIGRPEEEGVAADSTGFSPGPASSYYQSRSGKAYRHWAKGVYAVGIVSQFILAMQSGWGPGSDAPYLGYLRRKARRFAKRRAWVLLADSGFDGRTVRPQDLIPPVRRGGNLLAPERRARSELVSAARLDGLYGQRWKTETVNSVIKRKFGQAIRSRKRSLQNREPIIKGLVYNIHR from the coding sequence GTGGCGAGGATCGCCTACCGGCTTGCCAAACAAGCATTACCGATGTATTCACATGCCAAGAGTCCCCATCACTTCACGTTGCCGCAGTTGGGGGCCTGTGTTTTGTTGATGTTCTACCTGAATCTCAGCTATCGCGACATGGAAGAATGGCTGCTGGCAAGCGATGCGGTTGGTAAGGAGCTGGAATTACCGCGTGTTCCCGATCATACGACCCTGCAACGTACCTACGCCAAGATACGCAAAGCGGATTGGATGCGCATGAACGAGACCTTGCTCGAGGAAATCGGACGGCCTGAAGAAGAAGGGGTGGCTGCCGATAGTACCGGCTTCTCACCCGGCCCGGCCAGTTCTTACTACCAAAGCCGTTCGGGAAAAGCCTATCGCCACTGGGCGAAGGGCGTTTATGCCGTTGGAATTGTCTCGCAATTCATCCTTGCGATGCAATCCGGCTGGGGTCCAGGTAGCGATGCCCCTTATCTGGGCTATCTGCGCCGCAAAGCCAGGCGGTTTGCCAAACGTCGGGCTTGGGTCTTGCTGGCCGATTCAGGGTTCGATGGTCGGACTGTCCGGCCTCAAGACTTGATTCCACCCGTTCGGCGAGGTGGAAATTTGCTGGCCCCTGAACGACGAGCAAGAAGCGAGCTTGTCTCTGCGGCTCGCCTGGATGGTCTCTATGGTCAACGCTGGAAGACCGAAACCGTGAATTCGGTCATCAAGCGCAAATTCGGGCAAGCCATCCGCTCGCGGAAACGCAGCCTGCAAAACCGAGAACCGATTATCAAAGGACTGGTCTACAACATACACCGCTAG
- a CDS encoding response regulator: MSPQRVTRVLVVENNIQAVKTFRKLLSLIENIEVIDFITTAQEALEMVSETKPDVMLVEEHLPDIDGISFTEIIRRDYPATQVIIVSQDKHYDTVLRALRNGASDFLAHDVSIGEFREAILRASELAARERVSYSPYATVENRSELPELGMRADVITVYSPRGGSGTTTIANNLALALRDNESQIALIDACLQYGDVDILFNELGRLSLMDLTPIAYDLDPKVVKECMILHRSSGLYLLAAPKHPVISEALSGEQICRVLEYTRNLYNHMVINTSSYINESTLAALDLADLIVLVGTQEIACIKSLRSFLEVWDSLGMKRDRLMLVINKYRAESPLTTKKISETLNHPVELFIPEDQESALRAANLGNPLMISNPNADISQAIAELADRVKKKLPTLQSEQRFRLFMKAQ; this comes from the coding sequence ATGAGTCCGCAACGCGTTACCCGTGTGCTGGTTGTTGAAAACAATATCCAAGCCGTTAAGACTTTCCGCAAACTGCTCTCGCTGATTGAGAATATCGAGGTCATTGATTTCATCACCACGGCGCAGGAAGCCCTGGAGATGGTCTCCGAAACCAAGCCGGATGTGATGCTGGTAGAAGAACACCTGCCCGATATTGACGGCATCAGTTTTACCGAAATTATCCGCCGCGATTATCCTGCCACCCAGGTCATCATTGTCTCGCAGGACAAGCACTACGACACCGTCCTGCGCGCCCTGCGCAATGGGGCTTCAGATTTCCTGGCGCATGATGTTTCGATTGGCGAATTTCGCGAAGCCATCCTGCGCGCCAGCGAACTGGCGGCGCGGGAACGTGTCAGTTACAGTCCGTATGCAACGGTGGAAAACCGCTCGGAACTGCCGGAACTTGGCATGCGTGCCGATGTCATCACCGTGTACAGCCCGCGAGGTGGCTCTGGCACAACCACCATTGCCAACAATTTGGCGCTGGCACTGCGGGATAACGAGAGCCAGATTGCCCTCATTGACGCCTGTCTGCAGTACGGCGATGTGGACATCCTCTTCAACGAATTGGGGCGTCTCTCGCTGATGGACTTAACGCCCATTGCCTATGACCTGGATCCCAAGGTGGTCAAAGAGTGCATGATTCTGCACCGCTCATCGGGGTTGTACCTGTTGGCAGCGCCCAAACATCCGGTGATCTCCGAAGCGCTTTCCGGCGAACAAATTTGCCGCGTGCTGGAATACACCCGCAACCTGTATAACCATATGGTCATCAACACCTCTTCGTACATTAACGAGTCCACCCTGGCAGCGCTGGATCTCGCCGATTTGATTGTGCTGGTGGGCACGCAGGAAATTGCCTGCATCAAGTCTCTGCGCTCATTCCTGGAAGTGTGGGACAGTCTGGGCATGAAACGCGACCGTCTCATGCTGGTCATCAACAAATACCGCGCGGAGAGCCCGCTGACCACCAAAAAAATCAGCGAGACGCTCAACCATCCGGTGGAACTGTTCATCCCCGAAGACCAGGAAAGCGCCCTGCGAGCCGCCAACCTGGGCAACCCACTGATGATCAGCAATCCCAACGCGGATATTTCCCAGGCTATCGCCGAACTGGCAGACCGGGTGAAAAAGAAACTGCCCACTCTGCAGAGTGAGCAGCGCTTCCGTCTGTTCATGAAAGCCCAGTAA
- a CDS encoding CAP domain-containing protein, translated as MKAFWKVVLVCVLSLNGLLFLRSPSQAQAGSPEELIAAVNALRAQRGLPALTVSTALMSAAQSHAEYQASIQTITHTGAGNTRPKDRAIAAGYGGGAVVFVSENIAGGTNLSVQDAITLYWSDDVHMNTMLNPNFQHIGAGVAFSGEMVYYTLVVGSTSGTSNALNTLPALNTPTLTLTPPPVPASAQETVTPPAAAISTPDESQMYEVQPGDTLWGIAVTYQVSMDDLKRWNNLPATPNLWPGDRLIVQPSFTPAPSATETPLPTVTPTVAFTATPMPTIIVPVTAITLTPTPETAPLSSGSSPLLFIGIGLIVLSVLGMILLFVGKLQGK; from the coding sequence ATGAAAGCGTTCTGGAAAGTTGTTCTCGTTTGTGTCCTCTCGCTGAATGGACTTCTTTTTCTGCGGTCTCCCTCGCAGGCACAAGCCGGAAGCCCCGAAGAGTTAATTGCCGCGGTCAATGCCCTGAGAGCGCAGCGGGGCTTACCCGCGCTGACGGTCAGCACTGCCCTGATGAGCGCCGCCCAATCCCATGCCGAATACCAGGCTTCTATCCAGACCATCACCCACACGGGTGCCGGGAATACACGCCCGAAAGATCGTGCCATTGCCGCCGGGTACGGCGGGGGAGCCGTCGTCTTCGTTTCCGAGAACATTGCCGGGGGCACCAACCTTTCGGTGCAGGACGCTATCACCCTGTACTGGTCGGATGATGTGCACATGAACACCATGCTCAACCCCAACTTTCAGCACATTGGCGCAGGAGTGGCTTTCTCCGGGGAGATGGTGTACTACACCCTGGTCGTGGGCAGTACCAGCGGGACAAGCAATGCCCTCAATACCCTGCCTGCGCTGAACACCCCCACCCTCACCCTTACCCCGCCACCCGTGCCTGCCTCTGCGCAGGAAACGGTCACCCCGCCAGCCGCCGCGATCTCCACCCCGGACGAATCTCAAATGTACGAAGTCCAGCCGGGAGATACCCTGTGGGGTATTGCGGTGACCTATCAGGTCAGCATGGACGATCTCAAACGCTGGAATAACCTGCCGGCTACGCCCAATCTCTGGCCCGGCGATCGACTGATTGTCCAGCCTTCCTTTACCCCTGCCCCTTCTGCAACCGAAACACCTCTCCCCACCGTTACTCCTACCGTGGCTTTCACCGCTACCCCTATGCCAACCATCATCGTACCGGTGACCGCCATCACCCTGACCCCCACACCTGAAACAGCCCCTTTGTCCTCAGGGTCTTCTCCCCTGCTCTTTATCGGCATCGGGCTGATTGTACTCTCGGTGTTGGGGATGATTCTGCTTTTTGTAGGGAAATTGCAAGGAAAATAA
- the metK gene encoding methionine adenosyltransferase produces the protein MPRYLFTSESVTEGHPDKICDQISDAVLDACLEQDPYSRVACETATKTGFIMVLGEITTKAFVNFDELVRKVLLEIGYDNTDKGFDGNTCAVLSAIANQSGDIAMGVDKALEAKSGEMTEAEIEAIGAGDQGMMFGYACDETPTLMPTPIYYAHKLTRRLAEVRKNGTLPWLRPDGKSQVTVEYHYGKPVRVDTVLISTQHAPEVSHSEIREAVLEHVILPTLPENMVDDHMKVFVNPTGRFVIGGPMGDAGVTGRKIIVDTYGGMGRHGGGAFSGKDPTKVDRSGAYAARWVAKNVVAAGLASRCEVQVAYAIGVARPLSINVETFGTGKIPDEKIAQLISETFDLRPGAIIRDLDLRRPIYRKVAAYGHFGRDDLDLTWERTDKAEILRRAAGL, from the coding sequence ATGCCTCGTTACCTGTTCACCTCTGAATCGGTCACCGAGGGGCATCCTGACAAAATTTGCGATCAAATCAGCGATGCTGTGCTGGATGCCTGTCTGGAGCAGGACCCTTATTCCCGGGTTGCCTGTGAAACCGCCACCAAAACCGGGTTCATCATGGTCTTGGGTGAAATCACCACCAAAGCCTTTGTGAACTTCGATGAACTGGTGCGCAAAGTCCTGCTGGAGATCGGTTACGACAATACCGACAAAGGGTTCGACGGCAACACCTGCGCGGTGCTTTCCGCCATTGCCAACCAGTCCGGCGATATTGCCATGGGCGTGGACAAAGCGCTGGAAGCCAAATCGGGCGAGATGACCGAAGCGGAAATTGAAGCCATCGGCGCAGGCGATCAGGGCATGATGTTTGGTTATGCCTGCGATGAAACCCCCACCCTCATGCCCACCCCCATTTACTACGCTCACAAACTCACCCGCCGTCTGGCGGAAGTGCGCAAGAATGGCACCCTGCCCTGGCTGCGCCCCGATGGCAAGAGCCAGGTGACGGTGGAATATCACTACGGCAAGCCCGTGCGGGTGGATACCGTGCTGATTTCCACTCAGCACGCTCCCGAAGTTTCCCACTCCGAAATCCGCGAGGCGGTGCTGGAGCATGTCATTCTGCCCACTCTGCCCGAGAACATGGTGGACGACCACATGAAGGTCTTCGTCAACCCCACCGGGCGCTTTGTCATCGGCGGTCCGATGGGCGATGCCGGTGTGACCGGACGTAAGATCATCGTGGACACCTACGGCGGTATGGGACGCCACGGCGGCGGGGCTTTCTCCGGCAAAGATCCCACGAAGGTGGACCGCTCGGGTGCGTATGCCGCGCGCTGGGTAGCCAAGAACGTGGTTGCCGCCGGACTGGCGAGCCGCTGTGAAGTACAGGTAGCCTATGCCATCGGCGTTGCCCGCCCGCTGAGCATCAATGTGGAGACGTTCGGCACCGGCAAGATTCCTGATGAGAAGATTGCGCAACTCATCAGCGAGACCTTTGACCTGCGTCCCGGCGCTATCATCCGCGACCTGGACCTGCGCCGACCCATTTACCGCAAGGTGGCGGCTTACGGTCACTTCGGGCGCGATGATCTGGACCTGACCTGGGAGCGCACCGACAAAGCCGAAATTTTGCGCCGCGCCGCCGGGCTGTAA
- a CDS encoding SLC45 family MFS transporter → MKFSIGRTFLLGFGFFGVSVIWMVYNAFVPLFLANRFHIEPWLIGLFMTFDNFAALFIQPPVGAWSDRLRTPIGRRMPFILIGAPIAALVFGLIPLASVLPLFVACTSTLILSMAFWRTPVVALMPDITPSEYRSQANGIINLMGGLGAILGTLVGGPLFNINEAYPFWMGSALVILAALMVFIFIKEPKEYETTSEEQPSLWQSLIDVLTSQERSALRILLAIFFWFVAYNAIEAFFTLYAQNHLGLPGGDGARLLGQLSLLFVLFALPAGMLGGKFGRRKVIMSGIILLSACMLGMYFLPPETLLIQITRLPVLGVVPVVGVILMIAGIAWAMINVNSLPMVVDMTDQLRVGTYTGLYYLFSTLAAIAGPNLNGWIIQLTGKDYSNTMLVGPLFMLVALVMMLGVRRGEAKSVPSA, encoded by the coding sequence ATGAAATTCAGCATCGGTCGAACATTTTTGCTGGGGTTCGGCTTCTTTGGCGTCAGCGTGATCTGGATGGTGTACAATGCCTTCGTCCCGCTGTTCCTTGCCAACCGTTTCCACATCGAGCCGTGGCTGATTGGCTTGTTCATGACCTTTGACAACTTTGCCGCGCTGTTTATCCAGCCGCCGGTGGGTGCATGGTCGGACCGTCTGCGTACGCCCATTGGACGTCGTATGCCCTTCATCCTCATCGGCGCGCCCATTGCCGCGCTGGTCTTTGGCTTGATTCCACTGGCTTCGGTTCTGCCTCTCTTCGTTGCCTGCACCAGCACGCTGATTCTGAGCATGGCGTTCTGGCGCACACCGGTGGTGGCACTCATGCCCGATATCACCCCCTCAGAATACCGCTCGCAAGCCAACGGCATTATCAACCTGATGGGTGGATTGGGCGCCATCCTGGGGACACTGGTGGGAGGTCCACTCTTTAATATCAATGAAGCCTATCCCTTCTGGATGGGATCGGCGCTGGTGATTCTGGCGGCGCTGATGGTTTTCATTTTCATCAAAGAGCCGAAAGAATATGAAACCACCTCGGAAGAGCAACCCTCATTGTGGCAGAGTTTGATCGATGTGCTCACCTCGCAGGAGCGCAGTGCCCTGCGTATTCTGCTGGCGATTTTTTTCTGGTTTGTCGCCTACAACGCCATTGAAGCCTTCTTTACCCTGTACGCTCAGAATCACCTGGGCTTGCCCGGCGGAGATGGTGCGCGCCTGCTGGGGCAGTTATCGCTGTTGTTCGTCCTCTTTGCTCTGCCTGCCGGTATGCTGGGTGGAAAATTTGGGCGACGCAAGGTCATCATGAGCGGCATTATCCTTCTCTCCGCCTGCATGCTGGGCATGTACTTCCTGCCGCCCGAAACCCTGCTGATCCAGATTACCCGCCTGCCGGTGCTGGGTGTGGTGCCGGTGGTGGGAGTGATTTTGATGATTGCCGGTATTGCCTGGGCAATGATTAACGTCAACTCCCTGCCAATGGTTGTGGATATGACCGATCAACTGCGGGTGGGTACGTACACCGGCTTGTACTACCTCTTTTCCACCCTGGCTGCCATTGCCGGTCCTAACCTCAATGGCTGGATTATCCAATTGACCGGCAAGGACTACAGCAATACCATGCTGGTCGGTCCGCTGTTTATGCTGGTTGCCCTGGTGATGATGCTGGGCGTGCGTCGCGGCGAAGCGAAAAGTGTACCTTCAGCATAA